The Mycolicibacterium monacense genome contains the following window.
AGTACTGCCGCGCGAAGGCCAACTTGTTCTCCGTATCGGCGAGGTTGCGTTGCAGATCGAGGAAGTTGGCCGACGAGTTGAGCTTCGGGTACGCCTGCCCCAGCGCGAGCACCTGGCCGACGGCGGTGTCGAGTTCCCTCTCCGCGGCGCTGCGCTGCGCCACCGACCGCCCCGCCGTCGCGGACGCCACGGCCGCCCGCGCGGTGCTGACGTGGTCGAGGATCGTCTTCTCGTGCGCGGCGAAGGTCTGCACGGTGTGCACGAGGCTCGGGATGAGCGACGCCCGGCGCGTCAACTCGACGTCGATCCCGGCCAGCGCCTCGGCGACCCGGACGTCGGCCGCCCGGAGTTTGTTGTAGCCCATCACGAATCCGGCCAGCGCGAGCACCGCCAGCACCAGCACGAGCACCAACACGAAGCTCACCATGAACCGCCGCCTCCTCCTCCGCCGCCGCCCCCGCCACCGCCGGAGAAGCTGCTCCCGCTGCTGCTACTGCTGCTCGACGACGACGAGGCCGCCTGCGATGCCGTGTAGGCGTTGATCGACGACGACAGCGCCGATTCGAAACTCTCGAACCCGCCGCCGCCGTCGGAGCCGCCGGTGAAACTCGAACCCGACGGCGTCGAGCTGTGGTACCACTCCGGTTGTGGGGCGGGCACTCCCATCACCATCTCGTATTTCTTGGCCCACAGCGCGGCGACACCCGCGGCCACGGCGAACGGCAGGTACGCGGTGTAGAGGTCCTTGCGGGCGGCGAAATCGAACCGCGCCTCGGCGGAGTCGGTGCACAGCATCCGGTGGAAACCGCCCACCTGCGACCACAATTGGCGGCCCTCGGGGGTGCGACGGGTTCCGAGGCCGCCGAACCACGCCGGGATGGTCACGACGAAGAACATCGCGAACGGCAGACCCGCCATGGTGGTCGCGAAACCCCAGCCGAAGAAGCCGCACACCGCGAGGACCGCGGCCAGGATGTTGGCTGTCTGCAGCCAGCCCTCCCGGCCGCGTTTGACCATCACACCGTCGTCGAGCGCCCAGTCCTTCACGGCGGCAGCCATATCGGTGCGGGCCTTGCTCAGCTTCTCCCCCGCTCTGGCGGTGTGTTTGGCCTCGAACTCGGTGCCTGTGCCGATGACCTTCAGCGCCGAGCCCACCGCGACGCCGACCGGGTCGACATCGGCCCAGCGGCTCTTGCCCGCGGTCCCGCGGACCTCCCACTGTTTGGAGTTGACCTGGACCAGCGTGACGAGGTCCTGTTCGGCGAGGTGGAACAGCGTGGCCGTCAGCCCGTGGCGGGGCACCTTCTCCGTGCGGATGTACTCGGCCTGGACCGGACCGATTCCGGGCGGCGGGGCGTACTGCAGCGGGAACGCCGGCGGGCGTTCGACGGCCGACCTGGTCCACACGTATCCGCCGAGTGCGGCGAGGGCGCTGAGCCCGAGCATCCAGGTCAGACCGTCGACCGAACCGCCGAGGATCCGGTCCCAGCGGTGCGACCAGGGCAGTTCGTCGCGCGGGGGTGGGTCGGCGTCGACGCCGGTGCGGACGGTGACCGGGGTGCGGGGCGGCAGATCGCGCGCCTCGATGCGCACCGTGCGACCGGTCGTGGTCAGGTCGCACGCCCGCCCGACGCCGTAACCCACGCTGCACTGGACGCCGGTGACGTCGGCGGGCAGGGTCACGCTGATCTCCGCGCGGTCGATCCGGTTGTTCCACGACGGTGCGATGACGTTCCAGAAGAACGTCGACGGCGCGTTCGGGTCCCCGGTGGTGGTGGCGAAGCGGCGGTCGGCGCCGGTGTCCCCCGGATCGAGCACACCCGGGATGCGGTAACGCATTTCGAAGACGTGGTCACCCGGGCTGAGCGTGACCTCGGCCGAGCCGATCTTGGCGACGCGGAACCGTTCGCCGCTCTCCCACAGCATCTCGTAGGGTTCCGGGGCGCCGTCGCGGGTGACCGACTCGACGACGGGGCGCTGGCGGATCCGGGGGCTGTTGGGGTTGACCACATCCCAGTAACGGAAGATGCCGTGCCTGTCGGCGGGGAACTCGCCGGTGATGGTCTCGACCGCGGTCAGTTCACCGTCGTCGGCGACGACGAAGTCGGCCCGGTAGTCCCGGATCACCAT
Protein-coding sequences here:
- a CDS encoding DUF2207 domain-containing protein; translation: MRRLLAWSITLLLIAAGLLWPLLFDGGGSGGGTVDDPMVIRDYRADFVVADDGELTAVETITGEFPADRHGIFRYWDVVNPNSPRIRQRPVVESVTRDGAPEPYEMLWESGERFRVAKIGSAEVTLSPGDHVFEMRYRIPGVLDPGDTGADRRFATTTGDPNAPSTFFWNVIAPSWNNRIDRAEISVTLPADVTGVQCSVGYGVGRACDLTTTGRTVRIEARDLPPRTPVTVRTGVDADPPPRDELPWSHRWDRILGGSVDGLTWMLGLSALAALGGYVWTRSAVERPPAFPLQYAPPPGIGPVQAEYIRTEKVPRHGLTATLFHLAEQDLVTLVQVNSKQWEVRGTAGKSRWADVDPVGVAVGSALKVIGTGTEFEAKHTARAGEKLSKARTDMAAAVKDWALDDGVMVKRGREGWLQTANILAAVLAVCGFFGWGFATTMAGLPFAMFFVVTIPAWFGGLGTRRTPEGRQLWSQVGGFHRMLCTDSAEARFDFAARKDLYTAYLPFAVAAGVAALWAKKYEMVMGVPAPQPEWYHSSTPSGSSFTGGSDGGGGFESFESALSSSINAYTASQAASSSSSSSSSSGSSFSGGGGGGGGGGGGGSW
- a CDS encoding LemA family protein; its protein translation is MVSFVLVLVLVLAVLALAGFVMGYNKLRAADVRVAEALAGIDVELTRRASLIPSLVHTVQTFAAHEKTILDHVSTARAAVASATAGRSVAQRSAAERELDTAVGQVLALGQAYPKLNSSANFLDLQRNLADTENKLAFARQYYNDAVATLNRLTTTIPWMFVAGPAGVSEREYYQTPR